Within Sphingobium aromaticiconvertens, the genomic segment TCACCGTGAAGCAAACGGCATCGTATCACGCGACCGCTACCTTGTTTCCTATCAACCCAAATATCAGTTCGATCCGCGCGGCTTCGCCTATGGCCTGCTCTTGTTCGAACGCGATCCGGCGATTGGCTATGACGCGCGTTACACCGCTTCGACAGGTATCGGTTACAAACTGATCGTCAGCACACCGCTGGACCTTCAGGTCGATATCGGTCCGTCAATCCGTTCGACCAATTATACCGATAGCCTTACGGAAACAAAGCTGGGCGGACGTGGATCGCTGGACCTGGCCTGGCGGCTGGCGCCCAACCTGACCTTCAAGCAGACTGCTTCGGGCTATGCCGAACGCGACGTCTATACGTTCAACGCGCTCAGCGCGCTGGAAACAAAGGTCGCCACGAACTGGGCGGCGCGTTTTTCCTACATGGTTCAGTATGAAAGCGAATCGCTGTTGACCGACAAGGCTTTCGATACGTTGAGCCGCGTGACGCTGACCTACGATTTCTGACTGCAACTCCAATGGGCAGGGGTGGAGGCTGGCGTAGCCGTCTGATACACTTCTGACATGAGCGGCCCGACATGAGCAAATTGCAGCACAGTGAACAGACGGTCGTGGATCACGCGTCGGACGCGCCGATGCTGGACGCGGTGTTGCGCTGGAGCGCGGTGAACAGCGG encodes:
- a CDS encoding DUF481 domain-containing protein, with translation MRALSFLAVLAIASSISSPAWADAPPLLPPSVREMLEAAIANGSENDIATVAKIAQQTNPGSADEIAKMVQSWKDRTKKTREQVIREASFTQLWSGRIEVGGFRSTGSTSELGLSGSAKIKRTGIQWSHELLASADHREANGIVSRDRYLVSYQPKYQFDPRGFAYGLLLFERDPAIGYDARYTASTGIGYKLIVSTPLDLQVDIGPSIRSTNYTDSLTETKLGGRGSLDLAWRLAPNLTFKQTASGYAERDVYTFNALSALETKVATNWAARFSYMVQYESESLLTDKAFDTLSRVTLTYDF